The following nucleotide sequence is from Nycticebus coucang isolate mNycCou1 chromosome 8, mNycCou1.pri, whole genome shotgun sequence.
TATTCTCCCTGCCCACCTTCCCTACCAGCCGTGCAGGTATGTGGTAAAAATAAGTGCAAATGAGTTTCAGTCAGCGTTCTCCAGGCTTTATGCTGCTTCCGACCAGCTGAGTGATCTTGATCAGGCCAGTGGTGTCTCCAGAactcatctatgaaatgaaggCATTGGACTAGATCTTTGCTATCCAATAGATAGCACTAacaacatttacatttaaatgaattaattttctttaattaaaattcagtttctcagttACAGTAGCCACATTTGAAGGCTCATTAGCTGCCTACACCTAGTGGCTACTGCGCTGGACAGTGCAGATATAGAACATTCTCATCATTGCAGACAGGTGCTAGATGGCATCGGATTAATGAACTCACAGACAGGCCCTCTCTAGCTTTAAGGCTCAAAACTTCTACACCTTGTGTGAGTAAATGGGCTCATTACACACTAAAAAGATGGGCAGAGACCCCAGGGGCAGTGTGTTGTGGGTGACGCCTGCAGTCACTGCCGGCTGGGCCTGGCATTGGTCTGTGGCTGGATGGCTTTCTTCGTTCCCCTAACCCTTTGTCATGCAAGCTGTGAACAGGGCTGAGATGGAGCCATCCTCGGTGCCTGTACCAACCAACGTTACAATTAAGTCCTATACCATGAACTCTTTTCTCTATTGGGAGTACTAGATCACGCAACAGACCCCTGTTTTTACTACATAAGGATGCAGTGTAGATTGATGCCTGCATCAGTCTTTCTCATCATTAGTGTAATATTTTTTACCACATTGATGATTCATCCAGTTCTCTCTGGGCCAGAGTTAAAGCTAGGGTTGGATAAAAAAAGGATCTGTCTATGTAAGATATAAGGAATTCATTTCGTGCCAACATGGAAAAATTGGACCATCTCAATTGTCTGTCAGAAAGAAGTGAAACCCAATCGCTATTGACGTATTTCACTCTTTAATTATTGTAAATGGAGAGGAACAGAGAGCCATGTATAATGATGAAATACCTGTTACACATTCATGCAGAATGTTTGTGTGATGGTGAATGGAAGTGAGATCCTAGATAGAATACACAGACAGATGGAAGATGATTGCAATGAGACTCAGTGCCAGGTAAGTATTCCAGCGTCCTCAGTGAATTCTCAGCATCGTGTTTCAAGCAGGAGTCTCAGACACATGAGGTGTTCCAACTGAAAGGTCAAAAGAAGTTTGTTTTACTATTTTCAGTAACAGCATAAAAGATTCTGTTTGGATTCCAGTTTTTGCAGCTTTCCTAGTCTTTCTAGTACTTATCCTGGGTTATTTATCTATTGTCATATTAAGAAGATTAATCCATTTAGGAGAAAGAACATAATATTACCCAAGTTCTTACTTTCTGTGGTAAGAAATGCTACATCAGAGACAAAACCTGAATCAAAATGTGTATCACTCATTGTCGCATTGGACCAGCCAGCTGTTCAGAAAAGGAGAAGGCGATCTGTAAAGAGCAGTTGTTTCCAGCAACAATTCCAAGCATGCACGCTGAGGACAATTAGGAAAAGCAGAACATCTCAGAAATTGTGTCTCAGTTGATATTAACCAAATGGAGTgtcttggtttattttatttatttattttttaatttttattttttggtttcattcatcttttttaattCAGGTGTCAGTTAACATCCTTGTTGACACAAACGATTTAACTATTGTTACAAAATATGTGAACACATGAGCAAGAAATCAAATAGAACCTGCCTAAgaggttttcttttaattttgctctatAAGGCAGATATGAACAACAGATACACTGAAGTagatttatattaaaaaagaactcTATCAGAGTAAGAGCATTTCAGAAGAAAatctacaaaggaaaataaaatacaggtctttattttacaatatatataattacatgattaaaattaatttaacacAATATACAAAGTTTTAACAATAGTTTTTAAGTTCAACAAGTACTTCAAATACAGAAACGTTGAGATGGCAAAATTGTATGATTCAACTTTTGAACCTAGATCAAATTCCATGACTCTAGCTCACTAGCTCAGGCTGAACATTCACCCTCCGAAGCACTTCTTCAGGCATGCAAAAAACAGGACTAACAGGCTTAATCTGTTCTTCTCCTAAAAGTGACAATCCAGCAATTCCAAATAATGTATGAAAAGGATCCACCATATCTCCTGGCCTGTCTGCAAATCCCCCTGTTTCTTCATCTTGACATGCTAAGATAAAACTATGAAGTTTCTCTCTATCAATCCAATGAAGCCTTCCAATTATCTTTAGAGATGCCAACACCCACCACGAATAGCATACATCTGGTAACTTCTCTGGCCTTCCATTGAGTCCACCTGAGGGTAACTGTCGTTCACAAAGCCACCAACCAAGTAAATCAGAATTTACTTGATGCAACTGACTAGTAATAGCCAGGAATCCTGTGCAACAATAGATCTGCCCAGCATGGGATTCGGAACCTGGTCTGCAACCAAATCCACCATCAAAGTTCATACAGGATAAAACAAATTCAATTGCCTTTTCCACATTAATAGCATCGAGCTTCCCCAAAAGAGCCAAAGTAGCCACTGCACAGAAAGAGAATCTTGTATCAATTTCTCCCCATATGTCTCCAGCAAAAGAACCATCTTCTTTCTGTAGACTTTGAACATATTCCACAACTTTGTTTACGTCGATAACATTAACACTATCATACACAGTAAGAATCTGGACAGCACTCAGAGTGTATAAAAGATGAGGATTGTGTCCAATACTAGCACTTATTCCACCACACTCATGTTGGCATGACTTAATAAATGTCAGAATTTCTTCCCTGTTCATGCGATGAAGCTGTCCCATTAGATCCATTACTGTCAGACCCCCATAGATGCCACTCATTCTCAAATACTCAGACATGCAGTATTCATAATCATCTTTCTTAGAGCCATAGGAAGCGATATAATCTGCGTGTTTCTCCAATAACAGAGTGTCAGGTGCATCTGATTTGATAATAACATCCTTTTGTGGAGTGCCCATGTCTATGAACCAAAAGCGAGTGTCTTGGTTTAGATAAAAGTGTAAAGAGGCTATTTGGTATAGCCACATTTGGTTTGAAAATTACAAAGacccttttaaaaagaaaacaaaccaacagATGCATTGTAGCTTGCAAACCTTTCCCTGTAGATGGATTAGCTGTAACAATAGACAGTCCCCGGACCCCTGCTTCCTGTGAGAGCAGGTGACACTCCTGGGCCCTTTCTAGCCACTTCAAGAGATATGTACATATAAtggattgtttttccttttctgtttcttatttttataaacttatgtacacagcattttaaaattttggtagcTTTCAAAACTGAATTTTAGATCTAATTCAAACTAATGGAATTAATAGAACGTGCAATTAGAACATGTATATATTCTAATGAACTGGAGcatgtataaatttttttctttttttttgtgcagtttttggctggggctgggtttgaacccgccacctccggcatatggggctggtgctctacttctttgagccacaggcaccgcctggagcatgtataaattttaatgaaatattccatttaaatattttttattttttatttatttattttttatgtatatattttttattgttagggattcatttagggtacaagaaaccaggttacactgattgcatttgttaggcaaagtccctcttgcaatcgcaTCTTGCCCCCAacaggtgtgacacacacccaggcccgccccctccctccgaccctttctctgcttttcctttccccacccctccctcctcctttctctctctgctctccacttccacatttaaatatttttcaaatccagtatttttaaaacaaacaaaaaaaataaggatgAGCCAACGAATTCAATCTCTGCATGATTTGACATAACTGTGGAGAGAAAATGGGCGTGTATTGTTAAGAGGTATAGACctaggaaaacaaaaccaaaaggccATGAGACACTAGCAATTTGAAGAGTTTTGTTCTGACTGGAATGACCTTGAAAGCAAAAGCATTTAGACTTAAAGTGGCACTGTCAACACCCAGACCAGGTGCCCATGAGAGAGGATGTTTCTTGTCTGCCTTGGGACATCACATAGGCTGCTTATTGTAACCGGTTTGGCCAGGTTATCAGTGTATCCCTTCCTGGCTGTTCCTAGAGACAGGAATTTCTGTTCTGAGGCAGCACCAAGTAAGGCTAAGTAACTAGACATAGCCCAGGCCAGAAAATCAACTCCAAGTCTCTGAGGTCACAGGCTGCCTTCGCTGTCTGGAGCACAGGTTCTTAAAATAGAGTGCGGCCGCGTGCTCTTCGTCCTGGTCGCATGTGAGGAGCGATGGAGGTGCGTTACTACTAATAAAGTACCAGTGCTCGCATTCTATTCACTTCACTGTCATCtcgttgttatttatttatttatttattttttattaaatcatagctgtgtacattaatgcaagtatggggtataatgtgctggttttatgtacaatttgaattattttcatcaaactggttaacatggccttcacctcattttcttagttattgtgttaagacatttatattctacgctTAGTAGATTTaacctgtacccttgtaaaatgcaccatatgtgtggtcccaccaattaccctccctccacccatcctccccccttccctccccctcttctttcaCCTTcctcttgggctgtagttgggttgtacctttcatatggaagtgtgggtgtttataaattggtttcatactagggctgaatacattggatactttttcttccattcttgagatactttgtgaagaagagtatgttccagctccatccatgtaaacataaaagaggtaaagtctccatctttttatttattaataatagatTGCTATTTATTGATGTTTGTGGTGTTCCAGAGACTGTGCTCAATGGCATGCATCTCAGAGCTCATTCATGTCTCAAAACAGCTCCTCGAGTGGATATGGGTCATTTTGCCCCTGCCCTGGCTCCAAGGAAGATACACAGGCCCATCCACAGTTCTCCACACCTCTCTGAACTCTCCTAGTGTCTGCGGCTCCTCCCCGCATCACAAAAAGAAGCCTGTGAGTGTTATGCTCCAAACGGAACACGTCGAGCGAGCATTGCGTGTATCCATAGCTTCCGTGGGATGGTCAGCTGGTAACCGCATCCAAGCCGGCTGCGTACTCTGGTGCAGGACTGCTAGCACAGCTCCTTAGCAACGCTTCTCACCGGAGGGGGAGGGGCGCCTGTAGGACACTGACTAGGAGCCCACCCTGCTTCCAAGTGCCAACGGCAGGCATTGCTCATGCCGGCTGGTGGGGCTGGTGTACTCCAGGTTTCCATCACAGGACCCACTGGCATTTTCCTCCACACCAGAGTAGCGGCAAAGCATCCCCACACAAGATCTAATTTCATAGGGTTGTTTCGAGGAATGAATGATAGATGAGATATATCTCACTTAGCCCAGTGCCTAGCATACTGTAAAACTGGTGTTGGCATTAAATAGTGGTAATAGGGATACCAGTAGCAATTCTACTATTATACTAATATTGGTAATTTATAGTTAGTAACTCATTCTTTGCAACCCAGGAATCGAAGCTAGTCTGCATATATGAGTGTTGTGAAGGAGTTAGGATAAAGATTTGCTCTGACTAAGGCCTTGGTCTATGCCCTCACCATGCACTACTTccaaatacatgtattttgattatattttatagttGCAAAAACTGAAGTTCAAATAGGTAAATCAAAGTGTCCAAGTGAATtcccctggtaacatccccctcATTATTTGCATCCCTATATGCGTTCTTGAGTGGGAAAGAAACGGCTAAGGGAAATGCCTGGAAACAGCTCATCTAGGACTGCTCCTGGCAGAGACTGGGCGTGTGCATCTCATCAGGCCTGTGTGTCACAGCTGAAAAGCAAGTTTCTGGAAATGGTGATGTGTCACTATCAAGAATGGATCACACGCAGTGATATGAAGTCCCTATTGGCTGAGGAacagcaacaacaagaaaactCAACCAAATAGTCCCATTGTCAGGAAAGACAATCACTTAAGATCAATGTGGCCCATCTCTGAAATccagttgtttgttttgttctgagtaaacaatacttaaaaaaaaccccatcaGGCAGAATTCTCTTAATGGCAAGAGGGAGGGGGAGTTAGGATTTGTGACAATGATCTGAAAAATGCCCCCTTCGGGCTGGAAGGCTGGTCTGGACTTTGGGCTTCCTCGCACTCCCAGGACCTTGGGTCAATTCCAGAATAATTTTCATAGCACAGGCCTGGTCCCTGAGGCCATTTCCACATTGTCATTTTAACTGCTTACATTGCTCTCCTTTACAGATTGGCCAAGGGCTACTTTCCTTGTCACTAAGACAAGGGTGATAAAGTTCAGCTTTCATATTCCTAAAGTATACATTTCTAGTAAGAGCAGAAAGAGCTGGAGGGTGTGGCTTCCACAAGGGTTATTAGAATGTAGAACTTAACGACTTGGACTCCTGGGTCAGCAGACCAGGGTATGAATCCAGTTCCACTGCCTCTCGGCTATGTGAACACGTTGTTCAACCCTGTtaagactcagttttctcatctttcaaGTGGGAACAATATGAGTATCCAGCCGGCAGAGTAACTGGGAGGATTCAACAAGCAGAGGTGCTCGAGATGCCTGGCACAGTATATGACATGTAGTAAAGTCGGGTTGACCTTGGCAGTTCTCAAATATCCAAGTTGCCAGGtgtcaaaatattcaacaactgACATAGTGAGGACGTGTGCTAATCAGAATGGATGCTGTTATGGCTGGGCTTCATTCTGGTTGGTGGATACCTGTGTCATTtcagttaaatattttgaatatcattcCTGGTATAATCACCACCCAGGATATGTTAATGCTGGTTATTGTTATTGCTATGCTCACGAGAAAGAGAATGGAAAACTCAGAGGACAGGGTGTCCTGAACGATTTGTACCCATATATTGTTTGTTGTATTCCTGAGTCCCTATTCCCATCCCCTCCCTGTTGCCAGGAGGAAGTAGCTTCGCCACAGCACATCCATGTCAGCCACCAAATGAGAAGCCGTGGAGTGTTTCAACTATAGTGAAGCAAGCGCAGGCTTCCAAGCATACAGAATATCATCACAAAAACTGACTATCTTCATCAAAAGACACTTTTTTCCTGATCCTTTCTTGCACAACAGAAAAATGATGAtgtcggctcagcgcctgtagctcaagcagctagggcgccagccacatgcaatggagctggcgggtttgaatccaatccaggcctgccaaacaacaatgacaactgcagccaaaaaatagatgggcgttgtgacaggcacctgtactcccagctacgtaggaggctgaggcaagtaaattgcttaagctcaggagtttgaggttgctgtgagctgtgacatcacagcactctacccagggcgacagcttgagactctgtctcaaaaaaaaaaaaaaaaaaaagataaagaaaaatgatgaagtCAAGAAAGCAGAAGACAGAACAGCAGGTGAGGAGGCAGAGATGAATCTGATGGATACCCTCAATTGTTAGAACAAAAGCAGAAGTAACAAACAATGCTGCCTTGAGTTCAAACAATGTGTTTGTTCATTAAAGCCTCACAGTGGTTTGACATAGGGGATAAGTTTTTTCCTTCACCATTTGCACcaaaaaaatgttgttttcaaAATGCATGTCTTTTAGGTTGGGCAtactggctcacatctgtaatcctagcgctctgtgaggccaaggcaggagcattgcttaaTCTCGGGAGTTCAATACCAGCATAAACAAGATTGAGACActtactaaaagaagaaaaaattcactgggcatggtggcaggtgcctttggtcccagctacccaggagcctgaagtaagaggatcccacgagcctgggagtttgaggttgctgtaagctacgacagcacagcactctgtccaggagaatagagtaagactctgtcccaaaccaaaatacaaaaaacacATGTCTTTTTACTCTTCCGCAAAAGGTTCTGTGCATTGTCTGACTTACTGGGGTATTGAAACAATTGCCTTTGATACCATTTCATTCTTGAACACAACCTCTCTGAAGTACTCTAAAAGCACAGGTGACACAAAATAGGCTAAAATGCATAATACATGTACGCGATTTCATTCTTCCAAAGGGCACTAAAAACCATCATTTTATACTTTCTCTGTGAGGTTGGGAGTGATAGAAACACTCACCTGTACCCATTTCATAGAGAAGGACAAAGAACGAGagcattaaaaataactttgttgTGGTAAGGATTTTCAAGTTTTCCATGTTAGATTTTTCTATTTGAACTGTATACTTCATCATTATATTTGACCTTATTATCATTTACCATGAAATGAGTCATTACATTCTATTCATAGAAAAATCTTTGTcttaaataaaaaaggtaaatcaGATCTCAAGCCAGATATAAAttgtggggtcttgctctgtcacccaggctagagggctgtggagtgatcacagctcactgcggcctggagctcctggcctcaagatgGTCCTAACTCAGTCTCTCAAGaagctaggattaaaggcatgagacCACACCTAGCTATCATCCTCTCCCTTTGTGTGTGAGAGAAACCTATCAGTTGCTTGCCATCAATAGAATGTGACTATTCTGATGACATGTCATTCTTGGAATTACATTACGATACACATAGGGTAATCTTGCTAACTTGCATCAGAGACTGCCTCCCTGTTGCTGGCTTTAGCAAGCTGCCACACGTGGCAAGGGCCTATGGAGAGGGCCATGTGGCAAGGAACTGTTGCAGCTTCTAGCAGCTAAGAGCTGCCTGTGGTAGACAGCCAGGAAGGAAATGGGGACTACAGAGAATCAGTGTTTTTTAGAAGAGACAGCACTTGGGGCAAGAGTccaccccaaagaaagaaaagcatgttCTCATTCTATTTACTCTTAAGGATGTGGTTAAGGgtcttttatacttttatatatatggTTAAGGGCCTTCTATACtctgtctttttgagacagagtctcactacgtggccctcagtagagtgctatggtgtcacagctcacagcaacctcgaactcttgggcttaagtgagtctcttgcttcagcctcccaagtagctgggactacaggcgcccaccacaatgcccagcgatttttttgttcagttgtcattgtcattttagctggcccaggcagctACTGGtatatgtagccagtgccctaatcagCACTAATAAAACCGAGCCATTCTCAGCACTTCTAAAACAGTAGAAGAGTTCTAGATCCCTGAATCTAGAAAAAGCTGTCCTGGCCACTTCTCCATTCTAAACACAAAGGaaaacttatttcacttaaaaagttataaaaagagagtggtgcttgtggctcagtgggtagggtgccggccccttctactgagggtggtaggttcaaacccggcccaggccaaactgcaacaaaaaaatagctgggcgttgggcaggcacctgtagtcccagctactggggaggctgaggcaagagaattgcctaagcccaggagttggaggttgctgtgagctgtgtgatgccacggcactctatcgtgGGTgataagatgagactctgtctctacagaaaaaagaaaaatttataaaaagaaataaaaaacatgatggatttttattaaaaggtattaaaatttaaaaagataataaaaagcaGAATAATGTCCTTGCAGATTAGTGAAATCATGTCCAAAACAGAAGTATACAAAAGAGATGAAAACTAGTATTTCACAGTGAGCTGAAATAAAGTGGAAACTATAACAGAAGAGGATGAATTAGAATGGAAACAACTCAGACATGATGGGATTGCAGAAAATGACCATTTGTAAAGAAAGGTGACTAACTTGGGAAAGATTTAgacatacaagaaaaaaattatttcaacgATGGAGCCTAAGCTAAAAGTAATACAGAGATAAATAGACACCGTGGATAACACctgaagagaaagagaagctgaAAAGGAGACAAaactaaagtaaataaaaataaacaaaaaggcagCGCCTaaaactcagtgagtagggcacaggccacatacactaaggctggccgatttgaacctagcccaggccagctaaaatcaacaatgatgactgcaacaaaaaaataccctggtgttgtggcgagcacctgtggtcccagctacttgggaggctgaggcaagagaatcactcaagccctagagttggaggttgctatgagctgtaac
It contains:
- the LOC128591802 gene encoding geranylgeranyl transferase type-2 subunit beta-like isoform X2; translated protein: MGTPQKDVIIKSDAPDTLLLEKHADYIASYGSKKDDYEYCMSEYLRMSGIYGGLTVMDLMGQLHRMNREEILTFIKSCQHECGGISASIGHNPHLLYTLSAVQILTVYDSVNVIDVNKVVEYVQSLQKEDGSFAGDIWGEIDTRFSFCAVATLALLGKLDAINVEKAIEFVLSCMNFDGGFGCRPGSESHAGQIYYVCYSWWVLASLKIIGRLHWIDREKLHSFILACQDEETGGFADRPGDMVDPFHTLFGIAGLSLLGEEQIKPVSPVFCMPEEVLRRVNVQPELVS
- the LOC128591802 gene encoding geranylgeranyl transferase type-2 subunit beta-like isoform X1, which codes for MGTPQKDVIIKSDAPDTLLLEKHADYIASYGSKKDDYEYCMSEYLRMSGIYGGLTVMDLMGQLHRMNREEILTFIKSCQHECGGISASIGHNPHLLYTLSAVQILTVYDSVNVIDVNKVVEYVQSLQKEDGSFAGDIWGEIDTRFSFCAVATLALLGKLDAINVEKAIEFVLSCMNFDGGFGCRPGSESHAGQIYCCTGFLAITSQLHQVNSDLLGWWLCERQLPSGGLNGRPEKLPDVCYSWWVLASLKIIGRLHWIDREKLHSFILACQDEETGGFADRPGDMVDPFHTLFGIAGLSLLGEEQIKPVSPVFCMPEEVLRRVNVQPELVS